In the Gossypium arboreum isolate Shixiya-1 chromosome 10, ASM2569848v2, whole genome shotgun sequence genome, one interval contains:
- the LOC108487678 gene encoding uncharacterized protein LOC108487678: protein MPPRRRPKKKSNTRKDAAIDAMKPYGFPVDVVQTTIKDLLNVYGEDGWPFIEDSAYKVLLEAILEKVTGEGTSDPKEPVAETSSRTAVLPICSDVSPLNTESQASNGFDGASELNKTLCIPKPTNESGNSLLPVEAEGCSKRDVTYPCGNNHSTPLHCHNSPPLQGDSLTTKRRPYNGWICSDDEEDIVELTPGPIAEEMENFLKSFMVHKKRWDIKPDDM from the exons ATGCCTCCAAGAAGACGTCCGAAAAAG AAATCTAATACGAGAAAGGATGCTGCCATTGATGCAATGAAGCCATATGGGTTTCCTGTAGACGTTGTTCAAACAACCATAAAGGATTTGCTAAAT GTTTATGGGGAAGATGGGTGGCCATTCATTGAAGATTCTGCTTACAAGGTTTTACTTGAAGCCATACTTGAAAAG GTAACCGGAGAAGGAACAAGTGATCCTAAGGAACCAGTTGCTGAGACCTCAAGTAGAACTGCTGTTTTACCTATATGCTCTGATGTGAGTCCACTTAACACTGAATCCCAAGCCAGCAATGGCTTTGACGGTGCATCAGAGTTGAATAAAACTTTGTGTATACCGAAACCGACAAATGAATCCG GTAACTCTCTCCTACCAGTTGAAGCCGAAGGCTGTAGCAAAAGAGATGTTACATATCCTTGTGGTAACAACCACTCTACTCCACTTCATTGTCACAACTCACCACCACTGCAAGGTGATAGCTTGACCACAAAGCGCAGGCCTTACAATGGCTGGATTTGCAGTGACGATGAAGAAGATATCGTGGAGCTAACACCAGGACCAATAGCTGAAGAAATGGAAAACTTTCTTAAAAGTTTCATGGTGCACAAGAAAAGATGGGATATAAAGCCTGATGATATGTAA
- the LOC108487731 gene encoding probable LRR receptor-like serine/threonine-protein kinase At3g47570 — protein sequence MNKALSKTNQSHLRAMGISKKHLEVIILLSCFNLQGPNLLGLATATTVIRGNDTDQQALLHFKAKISGDRLKVMESWNSSIHFCQWHGITCGRKHQRVTKLELQVLELSGSLSPYIGNLSFLKELNLATNNFYDHIPQEVGHLRRLERLELINNSFSGEIPSNLSACSKLTYIRMRGNQLRGEIPGSFGLLSKLKFLSFVNNSLRGSIPPALGNLSSLEELYLTYNAFSGVLPEALGRLTNLTHFSADENSISGIIPTAMFNLSNIIVFSIGGNKIQGTLHSDLAITMPHVGAFSLWGNQIYGKIPISISNASNLYQLQLDENRLSGNVPSLEKLENLFVLNLYTNHLGHGIEGDLDFVCTLVNNTKLGILSIQNNNFGGVFPKCIRNFSRTFSVLGIEHNNILGRIPDGIGNLNNLEVLRASQNQLSGPIPFDIGRLKKLKKFYIDSNFLSGTIPHSIGNLTLLIELALDVNKLKGNIPSSLGDCQNLVRMTLSHNNLSGSIPPQVLALSSLSILLNLSSNYLTGELPAEVEKLKNLGELDVSKNRLSGLLPNNLGSCVSLEELFLDGNLFEGPIPSSLSSLRGLAALDVSENNLSGKVPEFLASFGALKYLNLSFNDFEGVIPSEGVFKNSSATFVEGNNKLCGGITELHLSRCNSEKSSNTSLRLKFVIVAVILGVTLIFLFLLIMLLRKKKEQQATTTCAENSLLRLSYQSILRATNGFSTQNLVGLGGFGSVYRGILEETGEVIAVKVLNLLNHGASRSFLAECEVLKNIRHRNLVKLLTAISGVDYQGNDFKALVYEFMVNGSLEDWLHPPAGTNEPKTIRNLNLFQRLNMAIDVAHALEYLHHHCEILIIHCDLKPSNILLDEEMVAHISDFGLAKILSADKLNYSASQSSSLGLRGTVGYAPPEYGMGSELSTKGDVYSYGILLLEMFTGKRPTDEIFEEGLSLHNFVKTTLPERMTEIIDPILLQEKVRQGTKKDIILSGNIIENDRCLQCMNSILEIGLTCSTELPSERVDMCDVVTELCSIRDQIYLTQLGGLC from the exons ATGAACAAAGCACTCTCGAAAACAAATCAATCTCATCTCAGGGCGATGGGGATATCAAAAAAGCATTTAGAAGTTATTATTCTTCTCTCATGCTTCAACTTGCAGGGTCCTAACTTGCTTGGTTTAGCAACAGCAACCACTGTAATTAGAGGAAATGACACTGATCAACAAGCTTTACTCCATTTCAAAGCGAAGATAAGTGGTGATCGACTTAAGGTTATGGAGTCTTGGAATAGCTCTATTCACTTCTGTCAATGGCATGGTATTACATGCGGCCGCAAGCATCAGAGAGTCACCAAGTTGGAACTACAAGTCCTCGAACTCTCGGGATCTTTATCACCATATATTGGAAATTTGAGCTTTCTCAAGGAGTTGAATCTTGCAACCAACAACTTCTACGATCATATTCCTCAAGAAGTTGGACATCTAAGAAGACTGGAAAGGTTAGAACTGATCAATAACTCTTTTAGTGGTGAAATTCCTTCCAATTTATCTGCTTGCTCTAAGCTTACATATATCCGCATGAGAGGCAATCAACTAAGAGGAGAAATACCTGGTTCGTTTGGTCTCTTGTCAAAGCTGAAATTCTTGAGTTTTGTCAACAACAGTTTAAGAGGGAGCATCCCGCCTGCCTTGGGGAACTTGTCATCCCTGGAGGAACTTTATTTGACATATAATGCTTTCAGTGGGGTTCTACCTGAAGCTCTTGGACGACTGACAAATCTAACACATTTCTCGGCAGATGAAAATTCAATATCCGGTATTATTCCGACGGCAATGTTCAATCTATCCAATATTATAGTCTTCTCCATAGGGGGGAACAAGATTCAAGGTACTCTTCATTCTGACTTAGCAATCACTATGCCACATGTTGGGGCCTTTTCCTTATGGGGAAACCAAATCTATGGAAAGATTCCTATTTCAATATCCAATGCCTCAAATCTGTATCAACTTCAACTTGATGAGAACAGACTTAGTGGGAACGTGCCTTCCTTAGAAAAGCTAGAAAACCTGTTCGTACTCAACCTATACACCAACCACTTGGGACATGGGATAGAAGGTGACTTGGACTTCGTTTGCACTTTAGTCAATAATACCAAATTAGGAATTCTATCtatacaaaataataattttggaggGGTATTTCCCAAATGCATTAGGAATTTTTCTAGAACCTTTTCAGTATTAGGAATAGAACATAACAACATATTGGGAAGAATACCGGATGGGATTGGAAATCTCAACAATTTGGAGGTGCTACGGGCATCACAAAATCAATTATCAGGCCCCATTCCCTTTGATATTGGGAGGCTTAAGAAGCTAAAGAAATTTTACATTGATAGTAATTTTCTCTCTGGAACAATTCCCCATTCTATTGGAAATTTAACATTGTTAATCGAACTAGCTTTAGATGTTAACAAACTTAAGGGAAACATTCCATCTAGTCTAGGTGATTGCCAAAATTTGGTTAGGATGACTCTTTCTCATAACAATCTTAGTGGATCAATACCCCCTCAAGTACTTGCACTTTCATCCTTGTCCATTTTACTAAACTTATCATCAAATTATTTGACTGGTGAACTTCCCGCCGAAGTAGAGAAATTGAAAAATCTGGGTGAATTGGATGTTTCAAAAAATAGGTTATCTGGTTTGCTTCCAAACAACCTTGGTAGCTGTGTAAGCCTAGAGGAGTTGTTTTTGGATGGCAATTTGTTTGAAGGGCCCATTCCTTCATCTTTGAGTTCATTGAGAGGTCTTGCGGCACTAGATGTATCCGAAAATAATCTTTCAGGTAAGGTTCCTGAATTTCTTGCAAGTTTTGGGgcattaaagtatttaaatctcTCATTCAATGATTTTGAAGGAGTGATACCAAGTGAAGGAGTCTTCAAGAATTCTAGTGCTACATTTGTTGAAGGGAACAATAAGCTTTGTGGAGGCATCACTGAGTTACACTTGTCAAGATGTaactcggaaaaatcatcaaacaCTTCTCTTCGTTTAAAATTTGTTATTGTTGCTGTAATTTTAGGAGTGACTTTGATCTTCCTTTTTCTCCTTATCATGTTGCTTCGAAAGAAGAAAGAGCAGCAGGCAACAACAACTTGTGCAGAAAATTCACTTCTAAGGTTATCATACCAAAGCATCCTAAGGGCTACTAACGGATTCTCTACGCAGAATTTGGTTGGTTTGGGAGGTTTTGGTTCCGTGTACAGAGGAATTCTTGAAGAGACTGGAGAAGTTATTGCGGTAAAGGTGCTTAATCTTCTAAACCATGGAGCTTCGAGGAGTTTCTTAGCTGAATGTGAGGTCTTGAAGAACATTCGACATCGGAATCTTGTCAAGCTTTTAACTGCCATTTCAGGTGTCGATTATCAAGGCAATGATTTTAAAGCCTTGGTTTATGAGTTCATGGTAAATGGAAGTTTGGAGGACTGGCTGCATCCACCTGCTGGAACCAATGAACCAAAGACAATAAGAAACCTGAACCTCTTCCAAAGACTTAATATGGCCATAGATGTTGCTCATGCACTAGAGTATCTGCACCATCATTGCGAAATATTGATCATTCATTGTGACCTCAAGCCAAGCAATATTCTACTTGATGAGGAAATGGTTGCCCATATAAGTGACTTCGGCTTAGCAAAAATCCTTTCTGCAGACAAGCTTAACTATTCTGCTAGTCAATCAAGCTCCCTTGGATTAAGAGGAACTGTTGGTTATGCTCCACCTG AATATGGTATGGGAAGCGAATTGTCAACAAAAGGTGATGTGTATAGCTATGGCATCCTCTTGCTTGAGATGTTTACAGGGAAAAGGCCGACTGATGAAATATTCGAAGAGGGTTTAAGTCTTCACAACTTTGTTAAGACAACTTTACCCGAACGAATGACTGAGATTATAGATCCCATTCTTCTTCAAGAGAAAGTCAGACAAGGAACAAAAAAAGACATTATTCTTAGTGGAAACATCATAGAAAATGACAGGTGTCTTCAATGTATGAATTCAATTCTTGAAATAGGACTCACTTGTTCTACTGAATTACCAAGTGAGCGGGTTGACATGTGTGATGTTGTTACCGAGCTTTGTTCCATTAGAGATCAGATTTATCTGACTCAATTAGGAGGTCTTTGTTAA
- the LOC108488545 gene encoding probable LRR receptor-like serine/threonine-protein kinase At3g47570, translated as MEVASSFFIVCFQVIILSLFSLAYAAPLSGGNDTDLQALLQFKANIIGDQLGVMDSWNSSVHFCQWHGVTCSRKLRRVTKLELQLLKLSGSLSPYIGNLSFLKELNLEGNSFYNQIPQEICRLRRLETLELSNNSITGEIPSNLSACYKLTLVGMRGNRLTGEIPASLGLLSNLKVLNFAINRLRGSIPPSLGNLSSLEILSMRTNSLSGVIPEGIGKLTNLSVFSVEENAISGTIPFTMFNLSNMRSFDIGGNNIQGTLPSDLAITMPYLKFFSAWENQISGKIPISISNASNLNILQLNENRLIGNIPSLEKLDNLANLLIGTNHLGNGREGDLNFLCSLVNNTKIETIDIQTNNFGGIFPECSSNFSSTLLFLVIENNKILGKIPDGIGNLINLQVLRLSQNQLSGPIPLNIGRIQKLKRFDARYNFLTGTIPHSIGNLTGLAFLALGVNNFQGNIPSSLGHCQNLLILGLSYNNLSGSIPPQVLALSSLSILLNLSSNYLTGELPVEVEKLKNLGGLDVSKNKLSGLLPNSLGSCVRLEKLFLGGNLFEGPIPSSMSSLRGLAALDVSENNLSGKVPEFLASFGALKYLNLSFNDFEGVIPSEGVFKNSSATFVEGNNKLCGGITELYLSRCNSEKSSNTSLRFKIVIVAVILGVTLIFLFLLIMLLRKKKEQQATTTCAENSLLRLSYQSILRATNGFSTQNLVGLGGFGSVYRGILEENGEVIAVKVLNLLNHGASRSFLAECEVLKNIRHRNLVKLLTAISGTDYQGNDFKALAYEFMVNGSLEDWLHPPAGTNEPETIRNLNLFQRLNVAIDVAHALEYLHHRCQILIIHCDLKPSNILLDAEMVAHISDFGLAKILSADRLNYSASQSSSLGLRGTIGYAPPEYGMGSELSTKGDVYSYGILLLEMFTGKRPTDEKFKEGLSLHNFVKSALPDRVIEILDPILVEERVQQETLKGKCLRNEILLQCLNLIYEIGLICSAESPSARMDTSDIVTKLCSIRDKLYPTG; from the exons ATGGAAGTGGCCAGCTCTTTTTTCATTGTTTGCTTCCAAGTGATAATTCTTAGCTTGTTCAGTTTAGCATATGCAGCGCCTTTATCCGGAGGAAATGACACTGATCTACAAGCTTTATTACAGTTCAAAGCCAATATAATTGGTGATCAGCTCGGGGTTATGGACTCTTGGAATAGTTCCGTTCACTTCTGTCAATGGCATGGTGTTACATGCAGTCGCAAGCTTCGGAGAGTTACCAAGTTGGAACTGCAGCTCCTAAAACTCTCCGGATCTTTATCACCATACATTGGAAATTTAAGCTTTCTCAAGGAGTTGAATCTTGAGGGAAACAGCTTCTACAATCAGATTCCTCAAGAAATTTGTCGCTTAAGAAGATTGGAAACTTTAGAACTGTCCAATAATTCCATCACTGGTGAAATTCCTTCCAATTTATCAGCTTGTTATAAGCTTACATTGGTCGGTATGAGGGGCAACCGGCTAACAGGAGAAATACCTGCTTCGCTGGGTCTCTTATCAAACTTGAAAGTCTTGAATTTTGCCATCAACAGATTGAGAGGAAGTATACCACCTTCGTTGGGGAATTTGTCATCCTTAGAGATACTTTCTATGAGGACTAATTCATTAAGTGGGGTTATACCTGAAGGTATTGGAAAATTGACAAATCTTTCAGTTTTCTCGGTAGAAGAAAATGCAATTTCAGGTACTATTCCCTTCACAATGTTCAATCTCTCCAATATGAGAAGTTTTGATATTGGTGGAAACAATATTCAAGGTACTCTTCCTTCTGATTTAGCAATCACTATGCCATATCTTAAGTTCTTTTCTGCATGGGAAAACCAAATCTCAGGAAAAATCCCGATTTCTATATCGAATGCCTCGAATCTGAATATACTTCAGCTTAATGAGAATAGACTTATTGGAAACATCCCTTCCTTAGAGAAGTTGGATAACCTAGCTAATCTTCTTATAGGCACAAACCATTTGGGAAATGGGAGAGAAGGTGATTTAAACTTTCTCTGCAGTTTAGTTAATAATACCAAAATAGAAACAATAGATATACAAACAAATAATTTTGGGGGGATATTTCCCGAATGCAGTAGCAATTTTTCTAGCACACTTTTATTTTTAGTAAtagaaaataacaaaatattGGGAAAAATCCCCGATGGGATTGGAAATCTCATCAATTTGCAGGTGCTACGGTTATCACAAAATCAACTATCAGGTCCCATTCCTCTCAATATCGGGAGGATTCAGAAGCTAAAGAGATTTGACGCTCGTTATAATTTTCTCACTGGGACTATTCCCCATTCTATTGGTAATTTAACAGGGTTAGCATTTCTAGCTTTAGGAGTTAACAATTTTCAGGGCAATATTCCTTCAAGTCTTGGACACTGCCAAAATTTGCTTATATTGGGTCTTTCTTACAACAATCTTAGTGGATCAATACCCCCTCAAGTACTTGCACTTTCATCCTTGTCCATTTTACTAAACTTATCATCAAACTATTTGACTGGTGAACTTCCCGTTGAAGTAgagaaattgaaaaatctagGTGGTTTGGATGTTTCAAAAAATAAGTTATCTGGTTTGCTTCCAAACAGCCTTGGTAGCTGTGTGAGATTAGAAAAGTTGTTTCTTGGTGGTAATTTGTTTGAAGGGCCCATTCCTTCATCTATGAGTTCATTGAGAGGTCTTGCGGCACTAGATGTATCCGAAAATAATCTTTCAGGTAAGGTTCCTGAATTTCTTGCAAGCTTTGGGGCACTAAAGTATTTAAATCTCTCATTCAATGATTTTGAAGGAGTGATACCAAGTGAAGGAGTCTTCAAGAATTCAAGTGCTACATTTGTTGAAGGGAACAATAAGCTTTGTGGAGGCATCACTGAGTTATACTTGTCAAGATGTaactcggaaaaatcatcaaacaCTTCCCTTCGTTTTAAAATTGTTATTGTTGCTGTAATTTTAGGAGTGACTTTGATATTCCTTTTTCTCCTTATCATGTTGCTTCGAAAGAAGAAAGAGCAGCAGGCAACAACAACTTGTGCAGAAAATTCACTTCTAAGGTTATCATACCAGAGCATCCTAAGGGCTACTAACGGATTCTCTACGCAGAATTTGGTTGGTTTGGGAGGTTTTGGTTCCGTGTACAGAGGAATTCTTGAAGAGAATGGAGAAGTTATTGCGGTAAAGGTGCTTAATCTTCTAAATCATGGAGCTTCGAGGAGTTTCTTAGCTGAATGTGAGGTCTTGAAGAACATTCGACATCGAAATCTTGTCAAGCTTTTAACTGCCATTTCAGGTACCGATTATCAAGGCAATGATTTTAAAGCCTTGGCTTATGAGTTCATGGTAAATGGAAGTTTGGAGGACTGGCTGCATCCACCTGCTGGAACCAATGAACCAGAGACAATAAGAAACCTGAACCTCTTCCAAAGACTTAATGTGGCCATAGATGTTGCTCATGCACTAGAGTATCTGCACCATCGTTGCCAAATATTGATCATTCATTGTGACCTCAAGCCAAGCAATATTCTACTTGATGCGGAAATGGTTGCCCATATAAGTGACTTTGGCTTAGCAAAAATCCTTTCTGCAGACAGGCTTAACTATTCTGCTAGTCAATCAAGCTCCCTTGGATTAAGAGGAACTATTGGTTATGCTCCACCTG AATATGGCATGGGAAGTGAGTTGTCAACAAAAGGGGATGTGTATAGCTATGGCATCCTCTTGCTAGAGATGTTTACAGGGAAGAGGCCGACGGATGAAAAGTTCAAAGAAGGTTTAAGTCTTCACAATTTTGTTAAGTCAGCTTTACCGGATCGAGTGATTGAGATTTTAGATCCCATTCTTGTTGAAGAAAGAGTCCAACAAGAAACTCTCAAGGGAAAATGTCTGAGAAATGAAATACTTCTTCAGTGCTTGAATTTGATATACGAAATAGGACTCATTTGTTCTGCTGAATCACCAAGTGCACGTATGGACACGAGTGATATTGTTACCAAGCTTTGTTCCATTAGGGACAAGCTTTATCCTACCGGATGA